A genomic segment from Malaclemys terrapin pileata isolate rMalTer1 chromosome 1, rMalTer1.hap1, whole genome shotgun sequence encodes:
- the NUP50 gene encoding nuclear pore complex protein Nup50, which produces MAKRIAEKELTDRNWDQEDETEEVGTFSVASEEVLKNRAIKKAKRRNVGFESDNGGAFKGFKGFVLPSGKGGGGFTGFGNGTEMKPLGGLSNGSSGISSTPSFTSVKTASEVQPAFGSVTSNGPTTTLVEKKASGTKANGGSPQSSSSGYTQNKMCSSSVYHKQLAALNCSVRDWIVKHVNTNPLCDLTPIFRDYEKYLASIEQHHGSSSDSGSENESNKTTGTQSVPTFGTSKLQQGSTFLFNSNKTEDESDKKPESTSEKNRESPLGVASNVSFNFGKNVDSSILGSLGSGTLTSFSFSPGNSGVFGKDAKQGKSVSTLSTRVLEAQTESGSSEDKGGDEEEEEPPKTVVNEVKEDDAFYSKKCKLFYKKDNEFKEKGVGTLHLKPAGNEKTQLLVRADTNLGNILLNVLVPPKMPCTRTGKNNVLIVCVPNPPIDEKNSTVPVTMLIRVKTSEDADELHKILLEKKEA; this is translated from the exons ATGGCAAAGAGAATTGCAGAGAAGGAGTTGACTGACAGAAATTGGGATCAGGAGGATGAAACTGAGGAG GTGGGAACTTTCTCAGTGGCTAGTGAAGAAGTCCTGAAGAACAGAGCTATTAAGAAAGCAAAGCGCAGAAATGTTGGGTTTGAG tctgACAACGGAGGAGCTTTTAAAGGGTTTAAAGGTTTTGTTTTACCTTCTGGAAAAGGAGGTGGTGGCTTCACTGGATTTGGTAATGGTACAGAAATGAAGCCTTTAGGAGGGCTGTCGAATGGAAGCAGTGGTATTTCTAGTACTCCCTCTTTCACTAGTGTAAAGACTGCTTCTGAAGTACAGCCTGCATTTG GATCCGTGACATCAAATGGTCCCACCACCACATTGGTTGAAAAAAAGGCTTCAGGCACAAAAGCTAATGGTGGCAGTCCACAATCCTCATCCTCTGGTTACActcaaaataaaatgtgcagctCTAGTGTTTATCACAAACAGTTAGCAGCTCTAAACTGTTCTGTGCGTGACTGGATAGTAAAGCATGTAAACACAAATCCACTCTGTGATCTGACACCCATATTTAGAGACTATGAGAAATATTTAGCAAGCATTGAACAACATCATGGAAGCAGTAGTGATAGTGGCTCTGAAAATGAAAGCAACAAAACAACTGGAACTCAGTCTGTTCCTACGTTTGGGACTTCAAAACTTCAGCAAGGATCAACTTTTTTGTTTAACAGCAACAAAACTGAGGATGAATCAGACAAGAAACCTGAATCAACATCGGAAAAGAACAGAGAATCACCATTAGGAGTTGCATCAAATGTCTCATTTAATTTTGGCAAGAATGTTGATAGTTCTATTTTGGGTTCACTTGGTTCTGGCACACTAACTAGTTTTTCATTCTCCCCTGGGAATTCGGGTGTATTTGGAAAAGATGCAAAGCAGGGAAAGTCTGTCTCCACGCTTTCCACCAGGGTATTGGAAGCTCAGACAGAAAGTGGAAGTAGTGAGGATAAAG GAGGagatgaagaagaggaggagccaCCAAAAACAGTTGTTAACGAGGTAAAAGAAGATGATGCCTTCTACTCAAAGAA GTGCAAACTGTTCTACAAAAAAGATAATGAATTTAAAGAAAAGGGTGTAGGAACGCTGCATTTAAAACCTGCAGGAAATGAAAAAACTCAACTGCTGGTGCGAGCAGACACCAATTTAG GTAACATACTATTGAACGTGTTGGTTCCGCCCAAGATGCCATGCACAAGAACAGGAAAAAACAACGTTCTTATAGTCTGTGTTCCCAATCCACCAATTGATGAGAAGAATTCCACTGTCCCTGTCACTATGTTAATAAGAGTGAAAACAAGTGAGGATGCAGATGAGTTGCACAAAATTTTACTCGAGAAAAAGGAGGCCTAA